The Buttiauxella selenatireducens genome has a window encoding:
- a CDS encoding 3-oxoacid CoA-transferase subunit B, translating to MKKLTRDEMAKRVARDIPEGAYVNLGIGLPTRIANYLPADKEIFLHSENGLLGMGPKPAEGEEDPELINAGKEHVTLLTGGCFFHHGDSFAMMRGGHLDICVLGAYQVSASGDLANWSTGAPDSIPAVGGAMDLAIGARQVFVMMDHLTRDGECKLVESCSYPLTGIGCVSRIYTDLAVIDITDKGPVVREIFNGLSFEELQRITPVTLGFEQLAESA from the coding sequence GTGAAAAAATTAACCCGTGATGAAATGGCAAAACGTGTCGCTCGTGATATCCCCGAAGGCGCTTACGTTAACCTCGGTATTGGCTTGCCGACACGCATTGCCAACTACCTTCCGGCAGACAAAGAGATCTTCTTGCACAGTGAAAACGGTTTGCTTGGTATGGGGCCAAAACCGGCTGAAGGCGAAGAAGATCCCGAATTGATCAACGCCGGAAAAGAACACGTCACACTGCTGACGGGCGGCTGTTTTTTCCACCATGGCGACTCCTTTGCCATGATGCGCGGCGGCCATCTCGATATCTGCGTGTTGGGTGCTTATCAGGTGTCGGCCAGCGGCGATTTGGCTAACTGGAGCACTGGCGCGCCGGATTCTATACCGGCGGTCGGTGGGGCGATGGACTTAGCCATCGGCGCACGCCAGGTCTTTGTGATGATGGATCACCTCACCCGTGACGGCGAATGCAAACTGGTGGAAAGCTGCTCTTATCCGCTCACCGGAATTGGCTGTGTGAGCCGCATTTATACCGACCTTGCGGTGATTGATATCACGGACAAAGGACCGGTGGTGCGCGAAATCTTTAACGGCCTGTCATTTGAAGAATTACAACGTATTACTCCGGTCACACTTGGCTTTGAACAACTGGCAGAAAGCGCGTAA